From one Eucalyptus grandis isolate ANBG69807.140 chromosome 9, ASM1654582v1, whole genome shotgun sequence genomic stretch:
- the LOC104418360 gene encoding probable cytosolic oligopeptidase A isoform X1, giving the protein MQDFEFPPYDAIEAKHVRPGMYALLKKLESDLEELERTVEPSWPKLVEPLEKIVDRLYVVWAIIKHLKNVKDTAELRAAIKEVLVISFALVLVLLD; this is encoded by the exons ATGCAGGACTTCGAGTTCCCCCCATACGATGCAATCGAGGCCAAGCATGTCCGTCCTGGGATGTACGCTCTCTTGAAGAAGTTG GAGAGTGATTTGGAGGAACTAGAGAGGACGGTGGAGCCATCTTGGCCGAAGCTCGTGGAGCCATTGGAGAAGATTGTGGATCGATTGTATGTCGTCTGGGCGATCATTAAACATCTCAAGAACGTCAAGGACACAGCTGAGCTGCGTGCTGCAATAAAGGAAGTCCTGGTAATTTCTTTCGCGTTGGTGTTGGTTCTCCTGGACTAG
- the LOC104418360 gene encoding probable cytosolic oligopeptidase A isoform X2, with product MQDFEFPPYDAIEAKHVRPGMYALLKKLESDLEELERTVEPSWPKLVEPLEKIVDRLYVVWAIIKHLKNVKDTAELRAAIKEVLGVGRQCGGG from the exons ATGCAGGACTTCGAGTTCCCCCCATACGATGCAATCGAGGCCAAGCATGTCCGTCCTGGGATGTACGCTCTCTTGAAGAAGTTG GAGAGTGATTTGGAGGAACTAGAGAGGACGGTGGAGCCATCTTGGCCGAAGCTCGTGGAGCCATTGGAGAAGATTGTGGATCGATTGTATGTCGTCTGGGCGATCATTAAACATCTCAAGAACGTCAAGGACACAGCTGAGCTGCGTGCTGCAATAAAGGAAGTCCTG ggcgtggggcggcagtgcggtggtgggtga